A genomic window from Desulfovibrio sp. X2 includes:
- the gcvPA gene encoding aminomethyl-transferring glycine dehydrogenase subunit GcvPA, translating into MPYIPHTDEDVREMLSVIGASSVEDLFAEIVPALRPKSFDLPDGLSEQAVLARMEGLSAKNASGLKSFLGAGFYDHHIPSVVDAITSRGEFYTAYTPYQPEASQGTLQAIYEFQSAMCRLMEMDCANASVYDGGSAIFEAMMMAARKTRRRRFVISESVSPIYRIMLTSYTINLNFELVTVPHRDGKTDTQALAAAIDKNTAAVLVQNPNFFGTAADLSDLFAAARAAGAVSVLSTYPVLQSVLKTPGAMGADVAVAEGQSLGLPLSFGGPYLGVMTSTKELVRQMPGRIVGRTTDLEGKTGYVLTLQAREQHIRRAKATSNICSNQALCALRALVHLCCLGEEGMRRTAAVCIERAHYAAERLTAIPGVSLLSDAPFGNEFAVRLPIGAFEAIDKLTAKGVVPGFPLGRYYEGLENCLLVACTEKNSKEDIGVMAEMLGGLLA; encoded by the coding sequence ATGCCCTACATTCCGCATACGGACGAAGACGTCCGTGAAATGCTGTCCGTCATCGGCGCGTCCTCCGTGGAGGACCTCTTCGCCGAGATCGTCCCGGCGCTTCGGCCGAAAAGCTTCGACCTGCCGGACGGCCTGTCCGAGCAGGCCGTGCTCGCCCGCATGGAAGGCCTCTCGGCCAAGAACGCCTCGGGACTCAAGTCCTTCCTGGGCGCCGGCTTCTACGACCACCACATCCCGTCCGTGGTCGACGCCATCACCTCGCGCGGGGAGTTCTACACGGCCTACACGCCGTACCAGCCCGAGGCCTCGCAGGGCACGCTGCAGGCCATCTACGAGTTCCAGAGCGCCATGTGCCGCCTGATGGAGATGGACTGCGCCAACGCCTCGGTCTACGACGGCGGCTCGGCCATCTTCGAGGCCATGATGATGGCCGCGCGCAAGACGCGCCGCCGCCGCTTCGTGATCTCCGAGAGCGTGAGCCCCATCTACCGCATCATGCTCACGTCCTACACCATCAACCTGAATTTCGAGCTGGTCACGGTGCCCCACCGCGACGGCAAAACCGACACCCAGGCACTGGCCGCGGCCATCGACAAGAACACGGCCGCCGTGCTGGTGCAGAACCCGAACTTCTTCGGCACCGCCGCGGACCTCTCGGACCTCTTCGCCGCCGCGCGCGCGGCCGGGGCCGTCTCCGTGCTCTCCACCTACCCGGTGCTGCAGAGCGTGCTGAAGACGCCCGGGGCCATGGGCGCGGACGTCGCCGTGGCCGAAGGCCAGAGCCTCGGGCTGCCGCTCTCCTTCGGCGGGCCGTACCTCGGCGTCATGACCAGCACCAAGGAGCTCGTCCGCCAGATGCCCGGCCGCATCGTGGGCCGCACCACGGACCTCGAGGGCAAGACCGGCTACGTGCTCACGCTGCAGGCCCGCGAGCAGCACATCCGCCGCGCCAAGGCCACCTCGAACATCTGTTCCAACCAGGCCCTGTGCGCCCTGCGCGCCCTGGTCCACCTCTGCTGCCTGGGCGAGGAAGGCATGCGCCGCACCGCGGCCGTGTGCATCGAGCGGGCGCATTACGCCGCCGAGCGGCTGACCGCCATTCCCGGGGTCTCGCTCCTCTCCGACGCGCCCTTCGGCAACGAGTTCGCCGTGCGCCTGCCCATCGGCGCCTTCGAGGCCATCGACAAGCTGACGGCCAAGGGCGTGGTCCCGGGCTTCCCCCTCGGCCGCTACTACGAGGGGCTGGAGAACTGCCTGCTCGTGGCCTGCACCGAGAAGAACTCCAAGGAAGACATCGGCGTCATGGCCGAGATGCTGGGAGGGCTGCTGGCATGA
- the gcvPB gene encoding aminomethyl-transferring glycine dehydrogenase subunit GcvPB, giving the protein MKTIFAKSRAGREGVWPDAPQKAPEAYLPQDVLRAAPARLPELSELDVVRHFTELSRKNFGVDSNFYPLGSCTMKYNPKFTEQVAALRGFAGLHPVLPQLQGAGRHCQGALEVMYELERLLCEITGMAGFTLHPMAGAHGELTGCMLIAAYHNAKGNKKTKVICPDSAHGTNPASASLAGFEVVNIESVDGLIDPQKLAEALDDETAALMMTCPNTLGLFERNLPEIVRLLREKDALLYYDGANLNAILGKMRVGDAGFDVVHLNLHKTFGTPHGGGGPGSGPVGVSEKLLEFLPVSRVKKLEDGLFVLDYKHPKSIGYVAPFYGNFGVYLKAYAYILRLGGKGLTRVSENAVLAANYLRKKLEKALEIPYDRTCMHEFVASAVEQAKSGVRALDIAKALLDKGHHAPTVYFPLIVKECIMVEPTETESKETLDRFVDDLLDILDHAAREPEAIQAAPVTLPVRRLDETKAAREMDIADLG; this is encoded by the coding sequence ATGAAGACCATCTTCGCCAAATCCCGCGCCGGACGCGAAGGCGTCTGGCCCGACGCTCCGCAGAAGGCCCCCGAGGCCTACCTGCCGCAGGACGTGCTGCGCGCCGCTCCCGCGCGCCTGCCCGAGCTCTCCGAGCTCGACGTGGTGCGCCACTTCACCGAGCTGTCGCGCAAGAACTTCGGGGTGGACTCGAACTTCTATCCGCTCGGCTCCTGCACCATGAAGTACAACCCCAAGTTCACCGAGCAGGTCGCCGCGCTGCGGGGCTTCGCCGGGCTGCACCCGGTGCTGCCCCAGCTGCAGGGCGCCGGACGCCACTGCCAGGGCGCGCTGGAGGTCATGTACGAGCTCGAGCGCCTGCTCTGCGAGATCACCGGCATGGCCGGCTTCACCCTGCACCCCATGGCGGGCGCGCACGGCGAGCTGACCGGCTGCATGCTCATCGCCGCCTACCACAACGCCAAGGGCAACAAGAAGACCAAGGTCATCTGCCCGGACTCGGCGCACGGCACCAACCCGGCCTCCGCCTCGCTCGCGGGCTTCGAGGTGGTGAACATCGAGTCCGTGGACGGCCTCATCGACCCGCAAAAGCTCGCCGAGGCCCTGGACGACGAGACCGCGGCCCTGATGATGACCTGCCCGAACACGCTCGGCCTCTTCGAGCGCAACCTGCCCGAGATCGTGAGGCTCCTGCGCGAGAAGGACGCCCTGCTCTACTACGACGGCGCGAACCTGAACGCGATCCTGGGCAAGATGCGCGTGGGCGACGCGGGCTTCGACGTGGTGCACCTGAACCTGCACAAGACCTTCGGCACCCCGCACGGCGGCGGCGGCCCCGGCTCCGGCCCGGTGGGCGTGTCCGAGAAGCTGCTCGAGTTCCTGCCCGTCTCCAGGGTCAAGAAGCTCGAGGACGGCCTCTTCGTGCTCGACTACAAGCACCCGAAGTCCATCGGCTACGTGGCGCCGTTCTACGGCAACTTCGGCGTCTACCTGAAGGCCTACGCCTACATCCTGCGCCTGGGCGGCAAGGGGCTCACGCGCGTCTCCGAGAACGCCGTGCTGGCCGCCAACTACCTGCGCAAGAAGCTCGAGAAGGCCCTGGAGATCCCCTACGACCGCACCTGCATGCACGAGTTCGTGGCCTCGGCCGTGGAGCAGGCGAAGTCGGGCGTGCGCGCCCTGGACATCGCCAAGGCGCTGCTCGACAAGGGGCACCACGCGCCCACGGTCTACTTCCCGCTGATCGTCAAGGAATGCATCATGGTCGAGCCCACGGAGACCGAGTCCAAGGAGACGCTCGACCGCTTCGTGGACGACCTGCTGGACATCCTGGACCACGCCGCGCGCGAGCCCGAGGCCATCCAGGCCGCGCCCGTGACCCTGCCCGTGCGGCGCCTGGACGAGACCAAGGCCGCCCGCGAGATGGACATCGCCGACCTCGGCTAG
- a CDS encoding NAD(P)/FAD-dependent oxidoreductase codes for MEHDLIVIGGGPAGYNAALRAAAGGLDVCLVEKAELGGTCLNRGCIPTKFLLAGTAPVEELADQARMKAASGEIAIDLAALQARKDRLLAATRKAMGQRLAAAGVTLRQGLARFDGPNAVELTAEDAVHVLPFRHCLLAAGSVSTLVPSMRPDGQAVLDSDQLLDLTTPPASLIIVGGGVIGIEMGRIFDRLGAQITVVEALNQLVPWEDPEVSDELARVCKRRKWTVKLGARVASLRTENGAAHLALESGETLSAEKALVCIGRRPAVEPLVPAKAGISLTPRGFVAVDEHLRATDSIYAVGDVNGRAMLAHAAEHQAAHAVDHFLGKAPAPYADTGLPSCIYGAPEIMRTGRMAHELLAQGRSPQISRFPMAANPLAQAHASTTGFVKIVWDEGRIAGATAIGHAASHLVSLAEVMVRQGWTREQVEEFVFPHPSVDEALKEACLAAPEPVEMKTKK; via the coding sequence ATGGAACACGATCTGATCGTCATCGGCGGCGGGCCCGCCGGCTACAATGCGGCGCTGCGCGCCGCGGCCGGCGGGCTCGACGTCTGCCTCGTGGAGAAGGCCGAGCTCGGCGGAACCTGCCTCAACCGGGGCTGCATCCCCACCAAGTTCCTGCTCGCGGGCACCGCGCCCGTGGAGGAGCTGGCCGACCAGGCGCGCATGAAGGCCGCCTCGGGCGAGATCGCCATCGACCTCGCGGCGCTGCAGGCCCGCAAGGACCGCCTCCTGGCCGCCACGCGCAAGGCCATGGGCCAGAGGCTCGCCGCCGCGGGCGTCACGCTGCGCCAGGGGCTGGCCCGCTTCGACGGGCCGAACGCCGTGGAGCTCACGGCCGAGGACGCCGTCCACGTTCTGCCCTTCAGGCACTGCCTCCTGGCCGCGGGCTCGGTCTCCACGCTCGTGCCCTCCATGCGGCCGGACGGACAGGCCGTGCTCGACTCGGACCAGCTCCTCGACCTGACCACGCCCCCGGCCTCGCTCATCATCGTGGGCGGCGGCGTCATCGGCATCGAGATGGGCCGCATCTTCGACCGCCTGGGCGCGCAGATCACCGTGGTCGAGGCCCTGAACCAGCTCGTGCCCTGGGAGGACCCCGAGGTCTCCGACGAGCTCGCCCGCGTCTGCAAGCGCCGCAAGTGGACCGTGAAGCTCGGTGCGCGCGTGGCCTCCCTGCGCACCGAGAACGGCGCGGCCCACCTCGCCCTCGAATCCGGCGAGACGCTTTCGGCCGAGAAAGCCCTTGTCTGCATCGGCCGCCGCCCGGCCGTGGAGCCCCTGGTGCCCGCCAAGGCGGGCATAAGCCTCACGCCGCGCGGCTTCGTCGCCGTGGACGAGCACCTGCGCGCCACGGACTCCATCTACGCCGTGGGCGACGTGAACGGCCGCGCCATGCTGGCCCACGCCGCCGAGCACCAGGCCGCCCACGCCGTGGACCACTTCCTGGGCAAGGCCCCGGCGCCCTACGCCGACACCGGCCTCCCCTCCTGCATCTACGGCGCGCCCGAGATCATGCGCACCGGCCGCATGGCCCACGAGCTGCTGGCCCAAGGCCGCTCGCCGCAGATCTCGCGCTTTCCCATGGCCGCCAATCCCCTGGCCCAGGCCCACGCCAGCACCACCGGCTTCGTCAAGATCGTCTGGGACGAAGGCCGCATCGCGGGCGCCACGGCCATCGGCCACGCCGCCTCCCACCTCGTCTCCCTCGCCGAGGTCATGGTCCGCCAGGGCTGGACCCGCGAGCAGGTCGAGGAATTCGTCTTCCCCCACCCCTCCGTCGACGAGGCCCTGAAGGAAGCCTGCCTCGCCGCGCCGGAGCCGGTGGAGATGAAGACGAAGAAGTAA
- a CDS encoding AraC family transcriptional regulator translates to MPAATPRIRFLDALGLPGVHLVLARGVSGRFPAHAHDDFCVGTVEAGQRVISLHDRSFLAPEHGLFVVNPGQRHVCEALGPHGYSVLALAPGRLAELCAAMDCRASAAPRFEALWIADRSLERAFRRLIGLLTRPAEALEREEALQSFLAALFAHAAPGLIPAVLPGRHGAAVERVAEYIREHHAESLRLDDLAALAGLSAFHFQRVFQQATGLSPHEYHTRERIRRSRALLDGGASLSEAALAVGFSDQSHLARAFKRLMGIPPGAYRRNHG, encoded by the coding sequence ATGCCCGCGGCCACCCCGCGCATCCGCTTCCTGGACGCGCTCGGTCTGCCGGGCGTGCACCTCGTGCTCGCGCGCGGGGTGTCCGGCCGCTTTCCCGCGCACGCGCACGACGACTTCTGCGTCGGAACGGTGGAGGCCGGACAGCGTGTCATCAGCCTGCACGACCGTTCCTTCCTCGCGCCGGAGCACGGCCTGTTCGTCGTGAACCCCGGCCAGCGCCACGTCTGCGAGGCCCTGGGGCCGCACGGCTACAGCGTGCTCGCCCTGGCGCCCGGCCGCCTGGCCGAGTTGTGCGCCGCAATGGATTGCCGGGCGTCGGCCGCGCCCCGTTTCGAGGCCCTGTGGATCGCGGACAGGTCCCTGGAGCGCGCCTTCCGCCGTCTGATAGGCCTGCTGACGCGTCCGGCCGAGGCGCTGGAGCGCGAGGAGGCGCTGCAGTCGTTTCTTGCCGCGCTTTTCGCCCATGCCGCGCCCGGCCTCATCCCCGCGGTTTTGCCCGGACGTCACGGCGCGGCCGTGGAGCGCGTGGCGGAATACATCCGGGAGCACCACGCCGAGTCCCTGCGCCTGGACGACCTCGCGGCCCTGGCCGGTCTCTCGGCCTTCCATTTCCAGCGCGTCTTCCAGCAGGCGACGGGCCTCTCCCCGCACGAATACCACACGCGCGAGCGCATCCGCCGTTCCCGCGCGCTGCTCGACGGCGGCGCCTCCCTGTCCGAGGCCGCCCTGGCCGTAGGTTTCAGCGACCAGAGCCATCTCGCGCGGGCCTTCAAGCGCCTGATGGGCATCCCGCCCGGCGCCTATCGCCGAAACCACGGCTGA
- a CDS encoding cupin domain-containing protein — protein sequence MARGRMGFEGETVDAAAIAWTPHPSFAGVRMKHLVRGERTEGRLSCHLVHVAPGCSLDAHTHAGQWELHEVVAGGGQVQVFGRRMDYAPGNVCVIPMGETHEVRAGEEGLWLLAKFFPALL from the coding sequence ATGGCCCGGGGACGGATGGGGTTCGAGGGGGAGACGGTGGACGCGGCGGCCATCGCCTGGACGCCGCATCCCTCCTTTGCCGGAGTGCGCATGAAGCATCTCGTGCGCGGCGAGAGGACCGAGGGGCGACTCTCCTGCCACCTGGTGCACGTGGCGCCCGGGTGTTCCCTCGACGCGCACACCCACGCGGGGCAGTGGGAGCTGCACGAGGTCGTGGCGGGCGGCGGACAGGTCCAGGTCTTCGGCAGGCGGATGGACTACGCGCCCGGCAACGTGTGCGTCATTCCCATGGGCGAGACCCACGAGGTGCGCGCCGGGGAGGAGGGGCTGTGGCTGCTGGCCAAGTTCTTCCCCGCGCTGCTCTGA
- a CDS encoding sigma-54 dependent transcriptional regulator, which produces MTEELLTTVPARIAVVDDEIPVCRSLSRAFGRDGFDVEAFTTGKAFMERMRARPFDVVLSDLRLPDITGIELLPQIKAEHNDTEVIIITGHGAIDTAIEAMRDGAFHYVTKPVKLAEIRALVQGAIEKIAMRQENARLREALKDGGMGTIVGTSPVVQRLFSLIRKIAPVDCNVLIQGASGTGKALVARAIHKLSGRKDHAFVAFNCGGFTEELISSELFGYEKGAFTGAAATKIGLLESANGGTVFLDEIGEMPLSMQVKLLHVIQERRILRVGGTKPIDLDIRVIAATNKDLKNEIAAGAFREDLYFRLNVVNMVIPPLSDRREDIPLLVRHFMEKYSLSFRKPVAAIHPQALHILQNYSYPGNVRELENIVERAVALTDCDQIRPQDLPQDLQQLEFDTLDGEALPSLDEVERRYIATVLEKTGYNKGLAAQILDIPRTTLWRKLKAYGID; this is translated from the coding sequence ATGACTGAAGAATTGCTGACCACGGTCCCGGCACGCATCGCCGTGGTCGACGACGAGATACCCGTGTGCAGGAGCCTCAGCCGCGCCTTCGGCCGCGACGGCTTCGACGTCGAGGCCTTCACCACGGGCAAGGCCTTCATGGAACGCATGCGCGCCCGGCCCTTCGACGTGGTCCTCTCCGACCTGCGCCTGCCCGACATCACCGGCATCGAGCTGCTGCCCCAGATCAAGGCCGAGCACAACGACACCGAGGTCATCATCATCACCGGCCACGGCGCCATCGACACCGCCATCGAGGCCATGCGCGACGGCGCGTTCCACTACGTGACCAAGCCCGTGAAGCTGGCCGAGATCCGCGCCCTGGTCCAGGGCGCGATCGAGAAGATCGCCATGCGCCAGGAGAACGCCCGCCTGCGCGAGGCGCTGAAGGACGGCGGCATGGGCACCATCGTGGGCACGAGCCCGGTGGTGCAGCGCCTCTTCTCGCTCATCAGGAAGATAGCGCCCGTGGACTGCAACGTGCTCATCCAGGGCGCCAGCGGCACGGGCAAGGCCCTGGTGGCCCGCGCCATCCACAAGCTGAGCGGCCGCAAGGACCACGCCTTCGTGGCCTTCAACTGCGGCGGCTTCACCGAGGAGCTCATCAGCAGCGAGCTCTTCGGCTACGAGAAGGGCGCCTTCACCGGCGCCGCGGCCACCAAGATCGGCCTGCTCGAATCCGCCAACGGCGGCACCGTCTTCCTCGACGAGATCGGCGAGATGCCGCTCTCCATGCAGGTCAAGCTGCTGCACGTCATCCAGGAGCGGCGCATCCTGCGCGTGGGCGGCACCAAGCCCATCGACCTCGACATCCGCGTCATCGCCGCCACCAACAAGGACCTCAAGAACGAGATCGCGGCGGGCGCCTTCCGCGAGGACCTCTACTTCCGCCTGAACGTGGTCAACATGGTCATCCCGCCGCTCTCCGACCGGCGCGAGGACATCCCGCTGCTCGTGCGCCACTTCATGGAGAAGTACAGCCTCTCCTTTAGGAAGCCCGTGGCCGCCATCCACCCCCAGGCCCTGCACATCCTCCAGAACTACAGCTACCCCGGCAACGTGCGCGAGCTCGAGAACATCGTCGAGCGCGCCGTGGCCCTCACCGACTGCGACCAGATCAGGCCCCAGGACCTGCCCCAGGACCTGCAGCAGCTGGAGTTCGACACGCTCGACGGCGAGGCCCTGCCGAGCCTCGACGAGGTCGAACGCCGCTACATCGCCACGGTCCTGGAAAAGACCGGCTACAACAAGGGCCTCGCCGCCCAGATCCTCGACATCCCCCGCACCACCCTGTGGCGCAAGCTCAAGGCCTACGGGATCGACTAG
- a CDS encoding sensor histidine kinase, giving the protein MSIFNHGSTQQGHQAGSAAPGEAGKRRGAWSLYGSIKGQFLIVFALTFLSVSALTALNLWSLTTVKNRLLLGERYDDMVNDILEVRRFEKNFLLYGDPGNLEESGDYLRRIDAVVAELTPDIADVFGKEAMARFAASLAAYEETMTSLAPAGSKSRDEIRAQGKDLLDQAMHFLTYKRERIHETIVRTSLLPFAFLAVFIFLMILVIKLVSQGLLRPLAVIRLTTARVARGDFSPIVYDAHRIGEVAGLIEAFNRMAHELEANQEDLLQARKIAALGTFTAGIAHELNNPINNISLTAETLLEEHGETLDEDGRELAGDIVVQAERAGDIVRNLLDFSRTEKPAFMNLAPINVARSTANLVKNQVMLSGVTLSLDVPEDLPRVRGNMRNLQQVFMNLLLNAMQATPSGGAIDFSARDAGDGHVRFDVRDTGQGIAAEVLEHIFEPFYTTKEVGRGTGLGLAVTYSIVKRHGGRIEVESEPGKGSTFKVYLPKAPPEESE; this is encoded by the coding sequence GTGTCCATCTTCAACCACGGCAGCACGCAACAGGGACACCAGGCGGGCAGCGCCGCGCCGGGCGAGGCCGGGAAGCGCCGCGGCGCCTGGAGCCTCTACGGCTCCATCAAGGGGCAGTTCCTCATCGTCTTCGCCCTGACCTTCCTCTCCGTGAGCGCGCTCACCGCGCTGAACCTCTGGAGCCTGACCACGGTCAAGAACCGCCTGCTCCTCGGCGAGCGCTACGACGACATGGTCAACGACATCCTCGAGGTCCGGCGCTTCGAGAAGAACTTCCTGCTCTACGGCGATCCCGGCAACCTGGAGGAGAGCGGCGACTACCTGCGCCGCATCGACGCCGTGGTCGCCGAGCTCACGCCGGACATCGCGGACGTCTTCGGCAAGGAGGCCATGGCCCGCTTCGCCGCCTCGCTCGCCGCCTACGAGGAGACCATGACCTCGCTCGCGCCCGCGGGCTCCAAGAGCCGCGACGAGATCCGCGCTCAGGGCAAGGACCTCCTCGACCAGGCCATGCACTTCCTGACCTACAAGCGCGAGCGCATCCACGAGACCATCGTGCGCACCTCGCTCCTGCCCTTCGCCTTCCTGGCCGTCTTCATCTTTCTCATGATCCTGGTCATCAAGCTCGTCTCCCAGGGGCTTCTGCGCCCGCTCGCGGTCATCCGCCTGACCACGGCGCGCGTGGCGCGCGGCGACTTCAGCCCCATCGTCTACGACGCCCACCGCATCGGCGAGGTGGCCGGGCTCATCGAGGCCTTCAACCGCATGGCCCACGAGCTGGAGGCCAACCAGGAGGACCTGCTGCAGGCGCGCAAGATCGCCGCGCTTGGCACCTTCACCGCGGGCATCGCCCACGAGCTCAACAACCCCATCAACAACATCTCGCTCACCGCCGAGACTCTCCTCGAGGAGCACGGCGAGACGCTGGACGAGGACGGCCGCGAGCTCGCAGGCGACATCGTGGTCCAGGCGGAGCGCGCGGGCGACATCGTGCGCAACCTCCTCGACTTCTCGCGCACCGAGAAGCCCGCCTTCATGAACCTCGCGCCGATCAACGTGGCCCGCAGCACCGCCAACCTCGTCAAGAACCAGGTCATGCTCTCCGGCGTCACCCTCTCGCTTGACGTGCCCGAGGACCTGCCCAGGGTCCGCGGCAACATGCGCAACCTCCAGCAGGTCTTCATGAACCTGCTCCTGAACGCCATGCAGGCCACGCCCTCGGGCGGGGCCATCGACTTCTCGGCCCGGGACGCCGGAGACGGCCACGTGCGCTTCGACGTGCGCGACACCGGCCAGGGCATCGCCGCCGAAGTGCTTGAACACATCTTCGAACCCTTCTACACCACCAAGGAGGTCGGACGCGGCACGGGCCTCGGCCTTGCCGTGACCTATTCCATCGTCAAGCGGCACGGTGGCCGCATCGAGGTCGAAAGCGAACCGGGCAAGGGCAGCACCTTCAAGGTCTACCTGCCCAAAGCCCCGCCCGAGGAGTCGGAATGA
- a CDS encoding universal stress protein, translating into MERILVPMDERHGAFEALSHAIFLSGRIAAKIYVLLVLALAGPDSPAAAASALPGDPAGPGAIRKRLESQIETAKAEGAQIDYFVTEGVYAEEVIRFIEHNRITLLIAEGSEGSDGRADRDAAALRKILHRVSCRVEIVTPRKTGQGSAREST; encoded by the coding sequence ATGGAACGCATACTGGTCCCCATGGATGAACGACACGGCGCTTTCGAGGCGCTGTCGCACGCCATCTTCCTGTCCGGCCGCATAGCCGCGAAAATCTATGTGCTGCTGGTCCTGGCCCTTGCGGGGCCGGACTCTCCGGCGGCCGCAGCCTCCGCTCTCCCGGGCGACCCGGCAGGTCCCGGGGCCATCCGCAAGCGTCTCGAATCCCAGATTGAAACGGCCAAGGCCGAAGGTGCACAGATCGACTACTTCGTAACGGAGGGTGTCTATGCTGAAGAGGTAATCCGTTTCATCGAACACAACAGGATAACCCTCCTGATCGCGGAAGGGTCCGAAGGCAGCGACGGCCGTGCCGATCGCGATGCCGCGGCCTTGCGCAAGATACTGCACCGCGTTTCCTGCAGGGTCGAGATCGTCACCCCTCGAAAAACCGGACAAGGTTCGGCAAGGGAGTCAACATGA
- a CDS encoding sulfite exporter TauE/SafE family protein, which translates to MSLPLHLYLPIAGNSVNVLSILGLGGAVGLLSGIFGVGGGFLMTPLLIMLGIPPTVAAASDSNQIVGASTSGTLAHFRLGNVDFKMGILLLVGGVFGGTIGVQIIKILRQLGNADFLINITYVLMLGIVGGYMFVESLQSMRKDKAGAQSAPKPKKKSAFGAMLQALPFQMDFVRSGVRISAIIPFILGTLVGILSAIMGVGGGFIMVPVMVYLLRMPMHVVVGTSLFQILFTCINVTIMQSMENHTVDFVLALLLLIGSAIGAQVGTKIGRKLKGDQLKILLASLVLVVMGKMLYQLLARPDILLAYVGGH; encoded by the coding sequence ATGAGTCTACCTCTCCATCTCTACCTGCCCATCGCCGGGAACAGCGTCAACGTGCTCTCGATTCTCGGCCTGGGCGGAGCCGTGGGCCTGCTCTCGGGCATCTTCGGCGTCGGCGGCGGTTTTCTGATGACGCCTCTGCTCATCATGCTGGGCATTCCGCCCACCGTGGCCGCGGCCTCGGACTCCAACCAGATCGTGGGCGCCTCCACCTCGGGCACCCTGGCCCACTTCCGCCTCGGCAACGTGGACTTCAAGATGGGCATCCTGCTCCTCGTGGGCGGCGTCTTCGGCGGCACCATCGGCGTGCAGATCATCAAGATCCTGCGCCAGCTCGGCAACGCCGACTTCCTGATCAACATCACCTACGTGCTCATGCTCGGCATCGTGGGCGGCTACATGTTCGTGGAAAGCCTGCAGTCCATGCGCAAGGACAAGGCAGGCGCCCAGAGCGCGCCCAAGCCCAAGAAGAAGTCCGCCTTCGGCGCCATGCTCCAGGCCCTGCCCTTCCAGATGGACTTCGTGCGCTCCGGCGTGCGCATCTCGGCCATCATCCCGTTCATCCTCGGCACCCTGGTCGGCATCCTCTCCGCGATCATGGGCGTGGGCGGCGGCTTCATCATGGTCCCGGTCATGGTCTACCTGCTGCGCATGCCCATGCACGTCGTGGTGGGCACGAGCCTGTTCCAGATCCTCTTCACCTGCATCAACGTGACCATCATGCAGTCCATGGAGAACCACACCGTGGACTTCGTCCTGGCCCTGCTCCTGCTCATCGGCTCGGCCATCGGCGCCCAGGTCGGCACCAAGATCGGCCGCAAGCTCAAGGGCGACCAGCTGAAGATCCTGCTCGCGAGTCTCGTGCTCGTGGTCATGGGCAAGATGCTCTACCAACTCCTGGCCAGGCCTGATATTCTGCTCGCCTACGTGGGAGGACACTAG
- a CDS encoding TIGR02186 family protein, whose product MQRTSHNIAILAALCALLLAAVPAFADGAATLTLAPAQIDIGTTYNGMPLHVEGTIPAGCQAVIRFLGEPKDVHMKAKGKIFGLLWMNLDSLTFTDVPSVFLAQSSTEFGQLGAAGDSLGLDGLKASIGVHGGNEGAKSLIGDLLHMKRTEKLYRQTEGDVTLTPADGSQTFAADIALPSRLAPGTYTVEVHAVCDGKVAASARQEITAKLVGAPEFLARMAFSQGLLYGVLAVIIALLSGLAIGLVFQSKGAH is encoded by the coding sequence ATGCAGCGGACATCTCACAACATCGCCATCCTCGCGGCGCTCTGCGCCCTGCTGCTCGCCGCCGTCCCGGCCTTTGCCGACGGCGCGGCCACGCTGACGCTCGCTCCCGCCCAGATCGACATCGGCACGACCTACAACGGCATGCCCCTGCACGTCGAGGGCACCATCCCGGCCGGCTGCCAGGCCGTGATCCGCTTCCTGGGAGAGCCCAAGGACGTGCACATGAAGGCCAAGGGCAAGATCTTCGGCCTCCTGTGGATGAACCTCGACTCCCTGACCTTCACCGACGTGCCGAGCGTCTTCCTGGCCCAGTCCTCCACGGAGTTCGGCCAGCTCGGCGCCGCGGGCGACAGCCTGGGGCTTGACGGCCTGAAGGCCTCCATCGGGGTGCACGGCGGCAACGAGGGCGCCAAGTCCCTGATCGGCGACCTCCTGCACATGAAGCGCACGGAGAAGCTCTACCGCCAGACCGAGGGCGACGTGACCCTGACCCCGGCCGACGGAAGCCAGACCTTCGCGGCGGACATCGCCCTGCCCTCGCGCCTCGCCCCGGGCACCTACACGGTCGAGGTCCACGCCGTGTGCGACGGCAAGGTCGCGGCCAGCGCGCGCCAGGAGATCACGGCCAAGCTCGTGGGAGCGCCCGAGTTCCTGGCCCGCATGGCCTTCTCCCAGGGGTTGCTCTACGGCGTCCTGGCGGTCATAATCGCCCTCCTGAGCGGCCTGGCCATCGGCCTGGTCTTCCAGAGCAAGGGAGCCCACTAG